The DNA region ATTTTGATTTAACTAAACACCTGGAAGTTATTGTATTGATATTAGTTTTAATTACAACGGCTCCAGTCATCTTTAAAATGTTAAAAAAGACTCCAAATAAGGTTCATTAATTAGAATTTATTTTTGATATTATTTAAAACAAATGTTAAATTTGAAAAAAAGTTTAGTGCTTGTCAAATGATTAGAAATGCTTCTATATTTTAACAGACTAAATAATTTATATGATACTAAGCATAAATAAAAACATAGTGATGAAGGATAGAAAAACTGAATTGTCTGCCTTCGTTTTGAGGCTTAGTGATTTTTTTATACTTAATTTGAGTTTTCTCATTGGTATATTGCTTACTTATATTATAAAATCGACTTTGCCTAAGTTGAGTTTATTAGATATTTTAGTATATAATATTTTGTGGTTATTTTTTTCCTCTATTTTCAAATTGTATAGTTTTTCTACTTTACGTAATACGGTAATTATATTGAGGCAAACCTTTAAAGTAGTATTGTCCCACTTTGTACTGTTTGCATTTTATTTTTTATTTGTTTACTATTTCTATAGTGAAAAACGCATGTGGTTTTTAATAGGAAACATAGCATCACTTTTGATTTTTGTAACTATTAGTCGCATATATCTTACTTATTTGATGGAATTTGTGGCTGATAAAGCCAATTTGAATCGCAACTGCGCTATCATTGGTAAAAATTCACTAGGTAATTCATTGCAGCATTTTTTTGGAGAAAATGAACATTTATATACATTTAAACGCTTTTTGGATGATGACTTAAATTCAATGGTAAATGCAAATGCATCGCAAGTTTCTGGTGCCTCCATATTAGAATTTGTTAATACATTACAATTGCAAGGTATTGACGAAGTGTATTCCACAGTTCCAATTACGCCTTTAATGTCTAAAATTTATACGGCAGCTGAGAATAATTGTATCAAATTACATTTTGTTAGTAAAAGTGAATTGTCAGGATCTTCCTTGTCAGTAAGACATATTGATAATATTTCAAGCAGTGATTTTAAAGTCTACAGCCTTCGCAATGAACCGTTAAATTCTTTAAGAAATAGAATTAAGAAAAGAGCTTTTGATTTTGCATTTAGCTCATTTGTAATTCTGTTTATACTTTCATGGTTATACCCTATAATTGGATTAATTATAAAATTATCCTCTCCTGGACCTATTTTATTTAAACAAGAACGTTCTGGAAAAGATAATAAACCTTTCTATTGCTACAAGTTTAGAAGTATGAAGGTTAATAAAGACTCGGATAGTATGCAAGCGACCAAAAATGATTCACGTCTTACAAAATTTGGCGCTTTTATGCGGAAAACAAGTTTAGATGAACTTCCTCAATTTTTTAATGTATGGAAAGGCGAAATGAGTATTGTGGGACCAAGACCACATATGTTAAAACATACAGATCAATATAAAACTCTAATTGACAAGTATCTTGTGCGCCAATTTTTGAAACCAGGAATTACTGGTTGGGCGCAGGTAAATGGGTTTAGGGGAGAAACTAAAGAACTAATTTTAATGGAGAAAAGAGTAGAGCATGATATTTGGTATATGGAAAATTGGTCTTTAATGTTGGATGTACGTATCGTATTTATGACAGTGATAAATGTAGCAAAAGGGGAACCTGAAGCTTATTAATTT from Rhizosphaericola mali includes:
- a CDS encoding exopolysaccharide biosynthesis polyprenyl glycosylphosphotransferase codes for the protein MKDRKTELSAFVLRLSDFFILNLSFLIGILLTYIIKSTLPKLSLLDILVYNILWLFFSSIFKLYSFSTLRNTVIILRQTFKVVLSHFVLFAFYFLFVYYFYSEKRMWFLIGNIASLLIFVTISRIYLTYLMEFVADKANLNRNCAIIGKNSLGNSLQHFFGENEHLYTFKRFLDDDLNSMVNANASQVSGASILEFVNTLQLQGIDEVYSTVPITPLMSKIYTAAENNCIKLHFVSKSELSGSSLSVRHIDNISSSDFKVYSLRNEPLNSLRNRIKKRAFDFAFSSFVILFILSWLYPIIGLIIKLSSPGPILFKQERSGKDNKPFYCYKFRSMKVNKDSDSMQATKNDSRLTKFGAFMRKTSLDELPQFFNVWKGEMSIVGPRPHMLKHTDQYKTLIDKYLVRQFLKPGITGWAQVNGFRGETKELILMEKRVEHDIWYMENWSLMLDVRIVFMTVINVAKGEPEAY